The Candidatus Accumulibacter similis genome has a segment encoding these proteins:
- the folE gene encoding GTP cyclohydrolase I FolE, with product MTDCSHPEPAAASTGTIGIPRQQPFDAAAFERAVVDLLRACGIAADAEHMGRTPQRVRELWQRRLLGGYDLDPATALGDGFADQRSDLVIVRGIAVHGVCPHHLVPFRGVAHVAYLPGGRLHGFGRIARMVDAIGHRFTYQEWMTRDIAEALMRHGRARGAACVIEAEQLCLLLGEDRRGDERVITQSFCGDFERSPQWRSEFQRAIAGSRRHD from the coding sequence ATGACCGACTGCAGCCACCCCGAGCCCGCCGCCGCCAGCACAGGCACGATCGGCATTCCCCGCCAGCAGCCATTCGATGCAGCGGCCTTCGAAAGAGCGGTCGTCGACCTGCTGCGCGCGTGCGGCATCGCCGCCGATGCCGAACACATGGGACGCACGCCGCAGCGCGTGCGCGAACTCTGGCAGCGCCGCCTGCTCGGCGGCTACGATCTCGATCCGGCGACCGCCCTCGGCGACGGCTTCGCCGACCAGCGCAGCGACCTCGTCATCGTCCGCGGCATCGCCGTGCATGGCGTCTGCCCGCACCACCTGGTACCGTTTCGCGGCGTCGCCCATGTCGCCTACCTGCCGGGTGGACGCCTGCACGGCTTCGGCCGCATCGCGCGCATGGTCGACGCCATCGGCCACCGCTTCACCTACCAGGAATGGATGACGCGCGACATCGCCGAGGCGCTGATGCGGCACGGCAGGGCGCGCGGCGCGGCCTGCGTCATCGAGGCCGAGCAGTTGTGCCTGCTGCTCGGCGAGGACCGGCGCGGTGACGAGCGCGTCATCACGCAGTCATTCTGCGGCGACTTCGAACGCTCGCCGCAGTGGCGCAGCGAGTTCCAGCGCGCCATCGCCGGCAGCCGCCGCCACGACTGA
- a CDS encoding crotonase/enoyl-CoA hydratase family protein: MPQLTTIAVELNEGLAELRLNRPERSNAINEAMWQELRIACNWADATPAVRVVVLAGAGRNFCAGIDLAMLASVAAVVADADPARSREALRRLILDLQDCLTSVERCRKPVLAAIHGACIGGAIDLVTCCDMRYAAADAQFSVREIDVGMTADVGTLQRLPKLIADGVARELAYTGRSVDAVEAERIGLVNRVFAGPDELLAGVREIARGIAGKSPLAIRGTKEMLNYGRDHSVADGLNHVATWNAAMLMSADLDETMAAMRERRPPRFRD; the protein is encoded by the coding sequence ATGCCGCAACTGACGACGATTGCCGTCGAGTTGAACGAGGGACTTGCCGAGCTTCGTCTCAATCGACCGGAACGTTCGAACGCGATCAACGAGGCGATGTGGCAGGAACTGCGCATCGCCTGCAACTGGGCGGACGCGACGCCGGCGGTGCGCGTCGTCGTGCTCGCCGGCGCCGGCCGCAATTTCTGCGCCGGCATCGACCTGGCGATGCTGGCGAGCGTCGCTGCGGTGGTTGCCGACGCCGACCCGGCGCGCAGCCGCGAGGCGCTGCGGCGGCTGATCCTCGACCTGCAGGATTGCCTGACGAGCGTCGAGCGTTGCCGCAAGCCGGTGCTGGCGGCGATCCACGGTGCCTGCATCGGTGGCGCGATCGATCTCGTGACCTGCTGCGACATGCGGTACGCGGCCGCCGATGCGCAGTTCTCGGTGCGCGAGATCGATGTCGGGATGACCGCCGACGTCGGCACGCTGCAGCGGCTGCCGAAACTCATCGCCGACGGCGTCGCGCGCGAGCTCGCCTACACCGGTCGCAGCGTCGATGCCGTCGAGGCGGAGCGCATCGGTCTCGTCAATCGCGTCTTCGCCGGCCCCGACGAGTTGCTCGCCGGCGTGCGCGAGATCGCCCGCGGCATCGCCGGCAAGTCGCCGCTGGCGATTCGCGGCACCAAGGAGATGCTCAACTATGGCCGCGACCATTCGGTCGCCGACGGCCTGAACCATGTCGCGACCTGGAACGCGGCGATGCTGATGTCGGCCGACCTCGACGAGACGATGGCGGCGATGCGCGAACGGCGGCCGCCGCGCTTCCGCGACTGA
- a CDS encoding RluA family pseudouridine synthase: protein MPQHLPSTLAALPYAPPADDGVDIVYRDASLLLVNKPAGLLAVPGRGDGKDDCLLRRVQAIVADALIVHRLDLHTSGLLLLARGREMQRRLAGDFAARRVHKRYLAVVCGRLPAAGGAIDLPLSADWPQRPRQRVDRLAGKPSLTRYQVLGHDPASNRSRLALFPETGRTHQLRVHLQALGHAIVGDLLYGDASGAGDAGRLLLHADQLRFIHPASGRPLCVDSPAPF, encoded by the coding sequence ATGCCGCAGCACCTGCCGTCGACACTCGCCGCCCTGCCCTACGCGCCGCCAGCCGACGATGGCGTCGACATCGTGTACCGCGACGCGTCGCTGCTGCTGGTCAACAAGCCGGCTGGCCTGCTCGCCGTACCCGGCCGCGGCGACGGCAAGGACGACTGCCTGCTGCGGCGCGTGCAGGCGATCGTCGCCGACGCGCTGATCGTCCATCGCCTCGACCTGCACACCTCCGGCCTGCTGCTCCTGGCGCGCGGCCGCGAGATGCAGCGACGGCTCGCCGGTGACTTCGCCGCACGCCGGGTGCACAAGCGCTACCTGGCGGTGGTCTGCGGGCGCCTGCCGGCGGCGGGCGGCGCGATCGACCTGCCGCTCTCCGCCGACTGGCCGCAACGGCCACGGCAGCGGGTCGACCGGCTGGCCGGCAAACCGTCGCTCACCCGTTACCAGGTGCTCGGCCACGACCCCGCGAGCAACCGCTCGCGGCTGGCCCTCTTTCCCGAAACCGGCCGCACCCACCAGTTGCGCGTCCACCTGCAGGCTCTCGGCCATGCGATCGTCGGCGACCTGCTCTATGGCGACGCCAGCGGCGCCGGCGATGCCGGCCGGCTCCTGCTGCACGCCGACCAGTTGCGCTTCATCCATCCCGCCAGCGGCAGGCCGCTCTGCGTCGACTCGCCGGCGCCGTTCTGA
- a CDS encoding DUF4124 domain-containing protein, with protein MRRSGLLLAVAILLFASQALAQKVYRWVDRQGQVHFSDVPADDAPATEVPCAPAPTSRQVDEARQRAERERHAVAAAAAARAQRDAARWPGKASGVPPEPLLENATSQYMRTLGTGVTCDERQSSRLLHTFVLQLWVHPDVPVGAYLEAEFENQLDGRKPLRAGAELRAPGFPEVKAQEVSLVSPPFDTVRCRNYEVVVRLYRDRTARELLGTHRQQIRSRVDSALWKAYGENAIERMLEQGHLCP; from the coding sequence ATGCGACGATCCGGGCTGCTCCTAGCCGTGGCGATCCTTCTTTTCGCCAGCCAGGCGTTGGCGCAGAAGGTCTACCGGTGGGTGGACAGGCAGGGCCAGGTCCATTTTTCCGATGTTCCGGCGGACGACGCACCGGCTACCGAGGTTCCGTGTGCGCCAGCCCCGACCTCACGGCAGGTCGACGAAGCGCGGCAGCGGGCCGAACGCGAACGGCATGCGGTCGCGGCGGCGGCAGCGGCGCGCGCGCAGCGCGACGCGGCGCGGTGGCCGGGCAAGGCGAGCGGCGTCCCGCCCGAGCCGTTGCTCGAGAATGCGACCTCGCAATACATGCGGACGTTGGGTACCGGCGTCACCTGCGACGAGCGGCAATCGTCGCGCCTGCTGCACACGTTCGTCCTGCAGTTGTGGGTGCACCCGGATGTCCCGGTCGGTGCCTACCTTGAGGCAGAGTTCGAGAACCAGCTCGATGGACGCAAGCCGCTGCGAGCCGGCGCTGAACTGCGGGCGCCGGGCTTCCCGGAGGTCAAGGCGCAGGAGGTGTCGCTGGTCTCGCCGCCGTTCGACACCGTCCGCTGCCGCAATTACGAGGTGGTGGTGCGCCTGTACCGCGACAGGACAGCGCGCGAGTTGCTGGGAACGCACCGCCAGCAGATCCGCTCACGGGTGGATTCGGCGCTCTGGAAGGCCTATGGCGAGAACGCCATCGAGCGCATGCTGGAACAGGGACACCTCTGCCCGTGA
- a CDS encoding NnrS family protein, with protein MNFVNHPLWLVGFRPFFALACLAGLSLPVVWTLILAGTIAPPPAPFSPSQWHAHEMFFGFGWAVLGGFLLTASKNWVKVRGYHGLPLIILVAAWLLERAGMWFAGALPPLVFRLASNLFLAGIVGMLSWTLLRHRDTDSFRDNHFFLIILPLFLVAKTLLLGSESFAAGAAMTLALFRVAFLVMLERTVTQFMKNALGADILRNPLLDSSIKLLALLLVAGSLLPPAFSAALSLLLALLLAVRFAFWQPQRALRRLEIGIMYLGYLAIVAQLVLQGSELLAPPPWLGSLATHVFTFGAMGLVIPAMLIRICKGHTGRPLVFDRLDRSVLWIMIAGFVIRTVLSQFDPGHYLLWIQLAAACWFTCFTLLAWRYIPILVKPRADGREH; from the coding sequence ATGAACTTCGTGAACCATCCCCTCTGGCTGGTCGGCTTCCGCCCGTTCTTCGCCCTTGCCTGCCTCGCGGGCCTCAGCCTGCCGGTCGTCTGGACGCTGATCCTCGCCGGCACGATCGCGCCGCCGCCGGCGCCGTTCTCGCCCAGCCAGTGGCACGCGCACGAAATGTTCTTCGGCTTCGGCTGGGCGGTTCTCGGCGGCTTCCTGCTCACCGCCAGCAAGAACTGGGTGAAGGTCCGCGGCTACCACGGCCTGCCGCTGATCATCCTCGTCGCCGCCTGGCTGCTCGAGCGTGCCGGCATGTGGTTTGCGGGCGCGCTGCCGCCACTCGTCTTCCGCCTCGCGAGCAACCTCTTCCTCGCCGGCATCGTCGGCATGCTGTCGTGGACGCTGCTCCGCCACCGCGACACCGATTCGTTCCGCGACAACCATTTCTTCCTCATCATCCTGCCACTGTTCCTGGTCGCCAAGACCCTGCTGCTCGGCAGCGAATCGTTCGCGGCCGGCGCGGCGATGACGCTGGCGCTGTTCCGCGTCGCCTTCCTCGTCATGCTCGAGCGGACCGTCACCCAGTTCATGAAGAACGCGCTCGGCGCCGACATCCTGCGCAACCCGCTGCTCGATTCGTCGATCAAGCTGCTGGCCCTGCTGCTCGTCGCCGGCAGCCTGCTGCCGCCGGCCTTCAGCGCGGCGCTGTCGCTGCTGCTGGCGCTGCTGCTCGCCGTCCGCTTCGCCTTCTGGCAGCCGCAGCGGGCGCTGCGCCGGCTGGAAATCGGCATCATGTACCTCGGCTACCTGGCGATCGTCGCGCAACTCGTGCTGCAGGGAAGCGAACTGCTGGCGCCGCCGCCGTGGCTCGGCTCGCTCGCCACGCACGTGTTCACCTTCGGCGCCATGGGGCTGGTCATCCCGGCGATGCTGATCCGCATCTGCAAGGGCCATACCGGCCGGCCGCTGGTCTTCGACCGTCTCGATCGCAGCGTGCTCTGGATCATGATCGCCGGCTTCGTCATCCGCACAGTCCTGTCGCAGTTCGACCCCGGCCACTACCTCCTCTGGATCCAGCTCGCCGCCGCCTGCTGGTTCACCTGCTTCACCCTCCTCGCCTGGCGTTACATTCCCATTCTCGTCAAGCCACGGGCGGACGGCAGGGAGCACTGA